From the genome of Desulfovibrio sp. JY:
AGCGCGTCGAGGAGCGGACGGCCGAGCTGGCCCGGACCAACGGAAGGCTTCTGGCCGAGGCGGCGGCCCGTCGCGAGGCCGAGGACCGGCAGCAGCGCGCCCTGGCCCTGCATCGGGCCATCCTGGAGTCCACGGCCGAGGGCATGGTCTGCGTGTCCCTGCCGATGCCCGGGGACGTGCTGGCCCACAACCGTCGGTTTCTGGAACTGTGGGGGCTCGCGGAAAATTGGGCCGCGTTGCCGGAGTCGGAGAGGGCGCGGCTTCTTCTCGACAATCTGGCCGACCCCGAGGCCGCCCGGGCCGGGTACGAGGCGCTCATGGGCGACGGGCAGCGCCTGGAGACGACGGTGCTGGCGCTGCGCGACGGCCGCTTTTTCGAGCGTCGTTCCGGCCCCATCCGTCAGGGAAGTTCCTCCATCGGCCGCGTGTTTTCCTATGTGGACGTGACCGAAGAGACACGGCTTCGGGCCCGCACGGAGCAGCAAAAGACCATGGCCGAGGAGGCGAGCAAGGCCAAGGGGGCTTTTCTGGCCGTCATGAGCCACGAAATCCGCACGCCGCTCAATGTCGTCATCGGCCTGACCGAGGAACTGCTCGCCGGCGAGGCCACGGGCGAACAGCGGGACCACTTCCGGATCATCCAGCAGTCGGCCGCCCACCTGCTCGGCGTGGTCAACGACGTGCTCGATTTTTCCAAGATCGAGGCCGGCAAGCTGGTGCTCGAGCGTATCGACTTCCGCGTGCGCGAACTCGTGGCCGGCGTGGCCGACGTGTTCGCCCGGGAGGCCCGGGTCAAGGGACTCGATTTCGCGGTTGCGGTCGACGCCGCCGTGCCGGCGTTTTTGCGCGGCGATCCGGGCCGGCTGCGCCAGGTGCTGCTCAACCTGCTCGGCAATGCGGTGAAATTCACCGAGGCCGGGTCGGTCTCCCTGGAGGTATCGCCCATCACCGCCGAGCCGCCGGACCGGGTCGGCCTCGTCATCCGGGTGGCGGATACCGGCATCGGCATCGCCCCGGACCGGCGGGACGGCATTTTCGAGGATTTCCAGCAGGGCGCGGGGTCCATTGCCCGGCGCTTCGGCGGCACGGGGCTGGGGCTGGCCATCTGCAAGGGCATCGTCACGCGCATGGGCGGGACCCTCACCGTGGACGCCAATCCCGGCGGGGGCAGCGTGTTTGTCGCTACGGCCTGGTTCGCTCCGGGCCGGGCGGTCGCGCCGGAGGCGCCGGAGTGCGAGCCGCCGACCGACGCCCTGTCGCGGCCCCTGCGCATCCTGCTTGTCGAGGACAATGCCTTAAACGCCGCCGTCACGAGGCTGCACCTGGCCCGCATGGGGCACGACCTGACCGTGGCGGACAGCGCCGCCGCCGCCTACGATCTGCTGGCCCGCAAGCCCTTTCACGCCGTGCTCATGGATATCGAGATGCCCGACGTCGACGGCATCACCGCCACCCGGGTCATCCGGGCCGGCGGGCCGGCCGACGGCCCGGTCCGCGATCCTGGCATCCCCATCATCGCGGTCACGGCCCATGCCGTGGAGGACGTGCGCCAGAAATGCCTGGAGGCCGGCATGAGCGGCTTCGTCACCAAGCCCGTCAACTACCGGACCCTGCGCCGCATCCTCGAACAAGCGGGCGAGGCCGCGGACCCGGGCGTGCCCGCGCCCGATGCCGCCGCCGCGCCAGCCCCGGCCGACGACCTGTTCGATCCCGACGCGGCCCGGCAGGGCATGGGCATCACCTGGCCCCAGTACCGGGAACTGGCCCTGGTCAGCTTCAACGAGGGCGAACGGCGGCTGTCCGATGCCGGGCAGGCCATGGCCGCCGGGGACACGGAGAGCGCGATCATCGCCGCCCACACCGTCAAGGGCGCGACCGCGACCATGGGGGCCTATGCCTGCCGGCGCGTGGCGTCGGAACTGGAAAAGGCCCTGCGCCGGGGCGACGAGGTCGCCGCCGGCAAGTCCCTGGAAGAGCTTTCCACCTTGTGGGAGGCCCTGCGCGCAGCCTATCTCGATTGGCGCGCCAAAAACGGGGATTGACCGCCCCTTGGCGATCCCGGCCTTATCCCGTAAAAAAACAATGATGGATGCAGCGAACGCCACAGGCGAGGCCCCGATGGGCCCGGACACGGTGCTGGACCTGGCTGGGGTCGCCTGCACGTTTGGCGACAGGGGCGTGCTCGGCGGCATCGACCTGACGCTGGCCCAGGGGGATTTCGCCTTTCTCACCGGCCCGTCCGGTTCGGGCAAGACCACGCTGTTGCGCCTGCTGCACGGCAGCCTGCCCTGGCAGGAGGGCAGGGGGGTGATCGCCGGCCATGACCTGGCTGCCGTGCAGCAGGCCGGGCTTTACAAACTTCGCCGCGACGTCTCCATGGTTTTTCAGGATTTCCGCATTCTTCCCGACCGCACCGTGTTCGACAACGTGGCCTTGCCGCTGCTGGTGCGCGGCATGGAGCGCGGCCGGCTGCGCCACCGGGTGCGCGCGGCGCTGCTGGCCCTGGAACTGGCCGACGACGCCGGGCGGTCCTGCGCCGAACTGCCCGGCGGCGGCCAGCAGCGCGTGGCCATTGCCCGGGCCGTGGTGGCCGGCCCGAAAATCATGCTGGCCGACGAACCGACCGGCAACCTCGACGCCGCGCTTTCCGTGAAGGTGCTTTCCATCCTGCGCCAGTTCGCCGTCCACGGTACGGCCGTGCTCATGGCCACCCACGACAGGGAACTTATGGCCGGCGTTCCCGACGCCCGGGTCTTCACCCTGCCGGGCCGGGAGGGGGCGGCATGATCGGGCGGCTTTTCTTGTCCGGAGCGCGGGATCTGCTGCGCCATCCCGGGCGGCTGGCGGCGACCGTGGCCGGGGTTGCCGCCGTGGTCTACCTGTGCGGGCTTTTCGTGCTGGCCGGCACGGCGCTGGACGCCGCCTTCGCCCGGGAACAGGGTCGGGTGCGCTTTCAGGTCTACTGGAAGCCCGGGGCGGACCCCGCGCTCATCGCCCGGCAGATGGACTGGATGCGCGCCCTGCCCGGACTTGTCGCCACCCAGGCCTTCACCCCGTCCCAGGCCCTGGCCCTTCTGGGGCACAGCCTCGGGCCCCAGGCCGACCTGTCCGCTTTCGCCGCCCATAACCCGCTGCCCCAGACCATGCTGCTCACCTTCCGGCCGCCCGTGGCCGGGGAGGGCTTTGCCCGCGACATGTACAAGCGCCTGTCCGGGGTCGAGGGCGTGGCCGAGGTGCGCTACGATCCCCACGCCATGGACGCCGCCGTGGCCGTGGGGCTGGTGACGCGCCGGGCCGTGCTGCCTCTGGCCGGGCTGCTCACGCTCCTTGTCGGGCTCGTGGTCGGCGGCATGGTGCGCCTGTCCATGCTGCACCGGCGGGAGGAACTGGAAATTTTGCGGCTGGTCGGGGCCAGCGAATGGTACATCCGGCTGCCGCTGGCCGTGGGCGCGACCCTGACCGGGCTTTGCGGCGCGGGCGTGGCGCTGGCGGCGCTGCGCCTCACCCAGGCCACCCTGGCCTATGCCCTGGACGTGCCGCCGATTTTTTTTCGCCTGCCCTTCATGCCCGGCTGGCTGGCCCTGGCCCTGGCCCTGGCCGCCGCCTTCGTCGCCGGGCTGGCCGGACTGGCCGCCGCCCTGGAGCCCCGTTCCTGATGGCCTGCGGCATCGTTTTGGCCGCCCATGGCTCCCGGCATCCCGGGGCCATGGCCGGACTAGCCGCCTTTGGCGAACGCCTCGGCCGGGAATACCCGGAGTGTCTGGTGGCCATCGCCCGCACGATCGGCCGCAAGCACGGCGGCACCGAGGCCTTCGGCGGGGCGCGGCGCGTGCCGGACGTCCTGGCCGCCATGGCGGAGAGGGGGATAAAACGGGTAGCGGTCCAGTCCCTGCACGTGGTGCCGGGCGAGGAATATCACGAGATGCTGGCCGGGCTGCGGCGGTTTCTGGAAAACGGCGGCCGGCGCATGACCTTTTCCGTTGGCGCGCCGCTTCTGGCCAGCCTTGCCGATGTGGACCGGGTGGCCGGGGCGGTGCTGGCCGGGCTGCCGCCGGAGCGCGCGCCGAACGAGGCGCTGGTGGTCATGGGACACGGCGCGCCGCCGCCCGGGGCCGGCTTTTACGAGGCGCTGCGCGAAAAACTTTTCCGCCTCGATCCGCTCGCCCGGTTCGGGGCCATGCCGCGCGAGCGGGGGGTGCCGTGCCCCGATCTCGAAGCCATCGTGGCCGACCTGACAGCCCGGAATGTGCGCACCGCCTGGCTCTTGCCCTTTCTCACCGTGGCCGGGGCCCATGCCTGCTGCGACCTGGCCGGCGACGCCCCGGCCTCCTGGCGCGGCCGCCTGGAAGCCGCCGGCATCGCCTGCCGGCCGCACCTCGCCGGACTTGTCGAACAGCCGGCCATGACCGCCGTCTGGCGCGAGCATCTGGCCACCGCCCTGGGCCACCTCGCGTAACGCGACGTTGACGCCGCTTTGGGGTTGTGAAAATATCGGTCGGCTTACGCGCATGGGTGCGCGGCCAAACTTTCGCTCCTGAGGATTCCCCCATGAACTGGCCCCACAAGGATCTTCTCGACGTATCCCAGCTCTCCAGGGAAGACGTGGACGTGATCATGCGCACCGCCGCGTCCTTCCGCGAGATCAACTCCCGGCCGG
Proteins encoded in this window:
- a CDS encoding cell division protein translates to MIGRLFLSGARDLLRHPGRLAATVAGVAAVVYLCGLFVLAGTALDAAFAREQGRVRFQVYWKPGADPALIARQMDWMRALPGLVATQAFTPSQALALLGHSLGPQADLSAFAAHNPLPQTMLLTFRPPVAGEGFARDMYKRLSGVEGVAEVRYDPHAMDAAVAVGLVTRRAVLPLAGLLTLLVGLVVGGMVRLSMLHRREELEILRLVGASEWYIRLPLAVGATLTGLCGAGVALAALRLTQATLAYALDVPPIFFRLPFMPGWLALALALAAAFVAGLAGLAAALEPRS
- a CDS encoding ATP-binding cassette domain-containing protein → MLDLAGVACTFGDRGVLGGIDLTLAQGDFAFLTGPSGSGKTTLLRLLHGSLPWQEGRGVIAGHDLAAVQQAGLYKLRRDVSMVFQDFRILPDRTVFDNVALPLLVRGMERGRLRHRVRAALLALELADDAGRSCAELPGGGQQRVAIARAVVAGPKIMLADEPTGNLDAALSVKVLSILRQFAVHGTAVLMATHDRELMAGVPDARVFTLPGREGAA
- a CDS encoding response regulator, whose protein sequence is MRHASLRVKINIAILLAFLMAAMAFGMILTRYMGNRKVAAQNRARVLLAVVAARRLEALQPLLDKQLQLAAAKDILERVVKVDGVTGASLYDASGRLLVFAGSAKPAKTLVDGGGQLPPPGRVFTVAASEADGKLAASLIEPVTSADGRLLASLRLRYSLGELVDLNQRTWIAFALAVASAYILLAGLLNILLHRLVLSPVDTLRRGLEAVQDGQLGHRVPVGSRDAMGRVALAFNAMSARLKETSESLTRSRDELEENRRLLEKRVEERTAELARTNGRLLAEAAARREAEDRQQRALALHRAILESTAEGMVCVSLPMPGDVLAHNRRFLELWGLAENWAALPESERARLLLDNLADPEAARAGYEALMGDGQRLETTVLALRDGRFFERRSGPIRQGSSSIGRVFSYVDVTEETRLRARTEQQKTMAEEASKAKGAFLAVMSHEIRTPLNVVIGLTEELLAGEATGEQRDHFRIIQQSAAHLLGVVNDVLDFSKIEAGKLVLERIDFRVRELVAGVADVFAREARVKGLDFAVAVDAAVPAFLRGDPGRLRQVLLNLLGNAVKFTEAGSVSLEVSPITAEPPDRVGLVIRVADTGIGIAPDRRDGIFEDFQQGAGSIARRFGGTGLGLAICKGIVTRMGGTLTVDANPGGGSVFVATAWFAPGRAVAPEAPECEPPTDALSRPLRILLVEDNALNAAVTRLHLARMGHDLTVADSAAAAYDLLARKPFHAVLMDIEMPDVDGITATRVIRAGGPADGPVRDPGIPIIAVTAHAVEDVRQKCLEAGMSGFVTKPVNYRTLRRILEQAGEAADPGVPAPDAAAAPAPADDLFDPDAARQGMGITWPQYRELALVSFNEGERRLSDAGQAMAAGDTESAIIAAHTVKGATATMGAYACRRVASELEKALRRGDEVAAGKSLEELSTLWEALRAAYLDWRAKNGD
- a CDS encoding sirohydrochlorin cobaltochelatase, encoding MACGIVLAAHGSRHPGAMAGLAAFGERLGREYPECLVAIARTIGRKHGGTEAFGGARRVPDVLAAMAERGIKRVAVQSLHVVPGEEYHEMLAGLRRFLENGGRRMTFSVGAPLLASLADVDRVAGAVLAGLPPERAPNEALVVMGHGAPPPGAGFYEALREKLFRLDPLARFGAMPRERGVPCPDLEAIVADLTARNVRTAWLLPFLTVAGAHACCDLAGDAPASWRGRLEAAGIACRPHLAGLVEQPAMTAVWREHLATALGHLA